The following proteins are co-located in the Candidatus Protochlamydia naegleriophila genome:
- a CDS encoding type II toxin-antitoxin system RelE family toxin — MKRYKLKFDCDLKKILSKIPKYDGVLLRKRMTLLEEDPRPNGALKLKGQDNSYRIRCGKYRIIYEIKDNELIVLIIDVDSRKDVYKGL; from the coding sequence ATGAAGAGATACAAGCTTAAATTCGATTGCGACCTTAAGAAAATTCTTTCCAAAATTCCCAAATATGATGGGGTCTTATTAAGAAAAAGAATGACTTTACTAGAAGAAGATCCGCGCCCAAATGGGGCTTTGAAATTGAAAGGTCAAGATAATTCTTATCGTATCAGGTGTGGCAAATACCGTATTATATACGAAATCAAAGACAATGAATTGATTGTTTTAATTATTGATGTTGATTCAAGGAAAGACGTTTACAAGGGGTTGTAA
- a CDS encoding HU family DNA-binding protein, with protein MTTTKKDLITHISSNNHIHPSDVQLIIQAFLDKILETLRKGQRLEFRDFGVFEVVRRKQKIGRNPKQSDTPIVIPAHFAVKFSAGKEMKKRLEPQQNSKDPNSSHQA; from the coding sequence ATGACCACCACGAAGAAAGATCTAATCACTCATATTTCTTCAAACAACCACATTCACCCTAGTGATGTTCAATTGATCATTCAGGCTTTCTTAGATAAAATTTTAGAAACACTCCGAAAAGGCCAACGCTTAGAATTTAGAGATTTTGGCGTTTTTGAAGTTGTTCGAAGAAAACAAAAAATTGGAAGAAATCCTAAACAATCAGACACCCCTATTGTGATCCCAGCCCATTTTGCGGTTAAGTTTTCGGCTGGTAAGGAGATGAAAAAACGACTTGAACCCCAACAAAATTCTAAAGATCCAAATAGCTCACATCAAGCATAG
- a CDS encoding disulfide bond formation protein B — translation MTIIPLYHYQKWNKDSLLIWLSITSALILIYSYYHQLIEKIDPCFLCVWQRYIYFAVFFTSPLGLFQKYNAFVRHVLSAIFTLGLGLATYHIFIQLGLVTDRCAIIQKINHIDDFMHLLEKSKESCSKINWSFFGFSITVYNAIFSLFAITALNWKYIKRQIYV, via the coding sequence ATGACTATTATACCTCTATATCACTATCAAAAATGGAATAAAGATAGTCTATTAATTTGGTTATCTATTACCTCAGCCTTGATTTTAATCTATTCATATTATCACCAGCTAATCGAAAAGATTGATCCTTGCTTTTTGTGCGTTTGGCAACGTTACATTTACTTTGCTGTTTTCTTTACTTCTCCATTAGGTCTTTTCCAAAAATATAATGCTTTTGTAAGACACGTTTTAAGTGCCATTTTTACTTTAGGACTAGGACTTGCAACATATCACATCTTTATACAACTAGGGTTGGTGACAGATCGTTGTGCAATTATACAAAAAATAAATCATATCGATGATTTCATGCATCTGCTCGAAAAATCTAAAGAATCTTGCTCTAAAATCAACTGGTCTTTTTTTGGATTCTCCATTACAGTCTATAATGCTATTTTTTCTCTTTTTGCCATTACAGCCCTAAACTGGAAATATATCAAAAGGCAAATTTATGTCTAA